AATTGTTTGTGCCGAAGCCAAAAGTTGTTTTGGATAAGCAGTAATGCTTGAGTCATCAACGCCCTGGGCTACGCGTTCCACTACGGTTGCCGGCAGGTGATGCGGCTATGAGCGTTCGTTTGGGAGGTGATCCCCTGGATGCCTCGCTCTTGACGTTGGTGACGCTCCTTTTGGGCTTGCTGGAAGCCGACCTTTGGCATCGCCGTCTACCTTGCTATCCGCTTGGCGTTGCCCCGCGAGGTGTTCACCAAAGGATCCGAGAAGTCAGCCTGCGAGAACGATACCGAGATGTAGACCTCGCCGTCGCAACTTCCCTCTTGGATTTGCAGGTGGTCTAAACTCTGGCAGCGCAAGGGTTTGAGGCATAGCGGTTCTCCGTGCGTCTGGTTGGGTGAAGCGTCGAACCCAAGCATGCGGTTGCGGTAGCGCCGCCAGGATCGGCCGGTTTCAGTATCCCCCCAGCAACCCACGCTCCTTGGCCGCGCGCACGGCGCGTCCGAAGACCCAGAGCCCCACGATCAGGTAGACGAAACCGTTCAGCAGGCCCAGGCCGAAGACGACCGGGTCGAAGGCCTCGCCGCGCGCCATCAGCGCCCGCAGCTGCCCCGCCCCGGTGGTCATGGGCAGCAGGTAGCCGGCGAAGCGGAAGAGGCCGTGCAGCTGCTCGAACGGGGTCATGATCAGGAACATCAACACGAACTGGAACAGGTTGAGGAAGGCCTGGATGCGCTTGAAGAGGAGCGCGAGCGCGCCGAGCAGGAAGCCCAGCCCGTAGGCGCCGAGGAGCACCGCGGCCAGCGGCGCCAGCGCCGACCAGGAGAAGTCGAGCCGCACGCCGGTGAGGAGCATGATCAACCCCAGGATGCTCAGGTTGAGGCCGAGGGTGAGGAGCAGCCCGGCGACGTTGCGGGCCATGTAGACGCGCCCGGGGCCGAAGGGGCTGAGGAAGACCTGCTCGAGGGTGCCCTCGCGCGCCTCGTTCATCAGCCCCCAGCTGAGGTCGCCGATGGCGAAGAGGGCCAGCGTCCAGAGGACGTAACCCACGACCAGCGCGTCCAGGCGGTCCCCGAACTGCGCCGTGGGGCCGGCGATGTACTGCGCCCCCAGGAAGAGGCCGTAGAAGATCATCGTGATCACGATCAGCTGCCCCACCATCTCCATGGGGTAGCGCCGCAGCATCAGCAGGCTGCGTTTGAACTCGACGGCGATCACCCTAAGCATGCGTTTCCTCCCGAATGAGTTTCAGGAAGACCTCGGTAAGGTCGGCGCGGTCCTTCTCCACCCGCAGGATGGGCAGCGGGCGCAGCGCTTCGAGAACCGCCCAGAGCCCCTCGGGCGATCCGACGAAGACGATGCGGCCGTTCAGGGGTTGGGCGCCCAGCTCGGCGAGGCGGCCGCGACGCGCTTCGTCCAGCTCGCCCTCCACCTCGATCTCGTACTGATCGCCGGAAAAGCGGGCGAGCAGGGTGGCCGTGCGGTCTTCGGCGACGATGCGCCCCTCGCGGATGATGGCCACCCGGTGCGAGAGCTGCTGAGCCACGTCGAGCTGGTGGGTGGTGAGCACGATCGCCTGACCGTCGTCGGCGAGCTCGCGAATGAGCTGTTTGACGGTCTCGGCGGCCTCCACGTCGAGGCCCAGCGTAGGTTCGTCGAGGAGCAGCAGCGCCGGCTCGTGAATGAGGCTGACCGCGATGGCCAGCTTCTGCTGCATGCCGCGGGAGAGCTGCTGGGTCAGGGCGTTCTGTTTGTGGGTCAGCTCGAAGCGCTCGAGCAGCGCCTTCCCCCGGCGGCGCGCGACCGCCGCCGGAAGCCCCTTGAGCACGCCGAAGTACTCGAGGTTCTCGAGGGGCGTGAGCCGCCAGTAGACGTTGCGGTTGCCCTCGAGTACGGCCCCCAGCTGCCGCAGCGCCCAGGGGTCGCGGTGCGGGTCGCGCCCCGCCACCCGCACCGAACCGGCATCGGGCCGGATCAGGCCGGCGATCATCTTGATCGTGGTCGTCTTCCCGGCGCCGTTGGGGCCCAGAAACGCCAGCACCTCCCCGCGGTCCACGCGCAGGTGCACCCCGTCGACGGCCCGGGTGGTCTTGCCCCGGCTGCGAAAGGTTTTGTCGAGGCCTTCTGCAACGAGTACAGCCACGTTCACCTCCGGTTCTTAGCTAGTGTAAACCGAAGGTTTAGAGAATGTCAAGTAACAGTTTACGAATATTGTTTCACGGCCTCGACGAACGCCTTCGCCCAGGCGGGCAGGTCGCCGGGCCCGCGGCTGGTGATCAGGTTGCCGCTGATCACCACGGGTTCGTCCACGTACTGTGCGCCGGCGTTCGTCAGGTCGTCCTTGATCGAGCGGTAGCCGGTTAGGCGCCGGCCCTTGATCACGCCGGCGCTGATCAGCACCCAGCCGGCGTGGCAGATGGCGGCCAGGGGTTTCCCGGCGTCGTCGACGGCGCGCACCAGCTCGAGCACCGCCTCGCTGCGCCGCAGCCGGTCGGGGGCGTAGCCGCCGGGGATGACGAGGCCGGCCAGGTCGGACGCCTTCACCTCGGAGGCCGCGGCCGTGGCGCGGGCCATCCAGCCGCTCTTGGCCTTGTACCCCCGCGACTCGGGGCCGATGACCACGGGATCGAGCCCGCTTTCCTGCACGCGGTAGAAGGGGTAGATGAACTCGCGTTCGTCGAAGAGCTCTTCGATCAGAATACCGACCTTCATGGGGCACCTCCCGTACGTAGTCTAGCCGCGCGCGGGGGTTCGGTCCCCGCCCCCGCACACCTTTGCGAACAGGTCGTGCAGCACGTTGGCGGTCAGCCCCCAGACGTCGCGGCCGCGCCAGGGGTAGTGCCAGACCCGGCGCCGCAGCCCTCCGCGTTCGCGCCACTCGCTCCAGGCGGGCGCGCGCGCCAGCTCGTCCAGCGGGACCCAGAGCACCTCGGCCACCTCCGCGGGGTTGGGGGTGAGCTGCGGGCGTTCCCGCAGCCAGGCCAGGACCGGGCGCACGTGGAAGCCGTGGGGGCTCGTCACCGCCGGCAGCTGCCCCAGGAGCTCGGCCAGGGCGGGCTCGAGCGCCACCTCCTCCCAGGCTTCGCGCAGCGCCGCCTCCTCGGGCGTCTCCCCGGGCTCGAGGCTGCCCCCGGGGAAGGCGATCTGGCCGGCGTGGCTGGGGAGGTTCGGGGTGCGGACGGTGAGCAGCAGCTGGCCGTCGGGCGTGAAGGCGACCAGCACCGCCGCGGGCCGGAACCCCGGGGGGGCGGCCAGATCGGGCGGGGGCGCGGCTACGGCGCGTTCGAGCAGAGTTCGGAGAGCTTCGCCCTGAGGGCAACCTCCGGGTTTTCCTTCGCGGCCGCGAATAGCTTGACCACCTCCCACAGCGCTTCCGTCAGGTCGCCGCGCTCGAGCGCCCGCCGGGCCGCGGCGCGGCTCGCGGGCAGCTCCAGCTTGCGCGCCAGCTCGTAGCCGCGCGCCAGCGCGGGCAGGCTCCTGGGCACCTTCTCGCAAGGGGCCTGGGGGCCCCGCTTCTCTTCCTTTTGCTTTTCCCAGTTGGCCAGCACCTCTTCGGGGGTGTGGAGCTCGCGGTCCCCGAAGACGTGGGGGTGGCGCTCGATCAGCTTGTCCACGATGGCGCGCTCCACGTCGTCGTAGCCGAAGGTGCCCTCCTCCTCGCCGATGACGCTGTGGAAGGCCACCTGCAGCAGCACGTCGCCCAGCTCCTCGGCCATCTTCGCGGGGTCGCCCTCCGCGATCGCGTCCACCGCCTCGGCCGCCTCCTCGAGCAGGTAGGGGCGCAGGCTCTCGTGCGTCTGCTGGCGGTCCCAGGGGCAGCCGTCCGGCGCCCGCAGCCGTCGCATCACCTCGAGCAGCTTCTCCACGGGCTTAGCTTAACCCCAGGTAGGCGAGGTAGGCCCGCACCCAGCCCGCCCCCCACCACAGCGCGATCCAGCCGCCCAGGGCCAGGTAGGGCCCGAAGGGCAGCTTGCGCCGGCGGAAGAGCAGCCCCAGCACCGCCCCCGCGAAGACGGCCGCCCCCAGCGCCACCAGGAAGGGCCCGAAGCCCAGCCAGGCCCCCAGCATCCCCGCCAGCTTGACGTCGCCAAAGCCCATGGCCACGGGCTCTTCGTCTTCCTCGTCCTCTTCTTCCTCGGGCACGAGGGCCCAGTAGAGCCCGCCGGCGAGCGCCACCACCCCGGCGGCGAGGAGCAGGTTCCACACGCTTTCCAGCACGCTCAAGGGAAGCGCGCCGTAGCTGGCCACGACCGCGCCCAGAAGCGCCGCCGTCAGGGTAAGCGCGTCGTGCAGGGGCAGCGGGCGGCGCAGTGCCAAGTTGAGGGCCACCACCGCCGCCGCGGCGGCCACCCCCCAGCCCCAGCCGGCCCAGGCGCCCACGGCCGCGGCCAGGTAGACGTGCTCGAGCCCCACCGGGAAGCCCGGCCGTCCGCTGGCCCCGCGCCGCAGCACCAGGTTGGCGTAACCGCCGATCAGCGCCAGCAGCCCCGCCGCGGCGAGCGCCCCCGACCAAGCGGCGCCCCAGCCCACCGGAAAACCCCACACCGCCGCGCCGACGAGGCCGAGCGCCAGCCCGCCGTAGGTGAGGCCGTCGGGGAGGATGTAGTGGTCGATGTCGATGAACGAAAGTGCGATCAGGAGCGCCGTGAAGGCCCAGACCAGCGCCAGTCCGGCGTCGGGGGCGGGGTGCAGCCAGGCGGCCAGGGCGAACAGCCCCCCGGTCAGCCCCTCCACCAGCGGGTAGCGCGCGCTCACGGGCGCGCCGCAGTAGCGGCAGCGGCCCCGGAACACGAGCCAGCTGAGGATCGGCACCATGTCCAGCGCCCCCAGCCGGTGGCCGCAGACGGGGCAGCGGCTGGGCGGATGAACGACGGATTCCCCTTTGGGCAGGCGGTAGATGACGACGTTGAGAAAGGACCCGATGACCGCGCCCAGGACGAAGCCAAAGAAGACGAGCATGCCCCATTCTACGGGGCCCCCGGCGGGCCCCCGGCGTTATCGCTTGGGTGTAGCCGTCCCAAAACTACACTTTTCTATCCCCCCAAACGGGGGCCCTCAGTTAGGGGTACCCAGGCGGTTTCCCGCTGTCTACCATCAAGGTGTAAGACCAAACCGCGCAAGCGGAACCAAGGGGGAATGAGAGATGAAGGGAAGCAAGAAGAACAAAGGTTTCACTCTGGTCGAGCTGGCTGTCGTGATCGTGATCATCGGCGTCCTCGCCGCGATCGCCGTGCCCCGTTTCCTGAGCACCACCGAGACCGCGGTGGACGCCCAGGTGCAGGCCACCGCCGACGCGGTGCGCTCGGCCTACTCGATCTACCTCGCCCAGAACCGCGGCACCAAGCCGACCTGCACCCAGCTGCTGAGCTCCATTGAGGAGATCCGCAGGACCGGCTCCAACACCGCGGTGGGCGTGCGCGACCCCAACCTGCAGATCCGCTGCTCGGGCAACCCCGCCTCCAGCGTGCGGGTGTACAACTCGAACGCGCGAACCTACACGAACAACAGCAGGGCCTACGTCATCAACTTCCGCTAGCCACGACGCACCGGGGGGCCCTGCGCCCCCCGGTTCCGTTTCGCCGGGAGGCGCTTTGCGAAACCGCGGATCGATCCTGCCCCTCGCACTCTTGGTACTGGCCCTGCTCTTCGTAGCCGGGCCCTTGACCCTTATGGGTCGGGGGCAGCTGCGCGCGCTCCGGGTGGCCGTGGCCGAGCGCCAGGCCAACGACCTGGCGGCGCTGGCCCTCGCCGAAGCCGTCCGGCGCCCGCCGGGGCGGTCGGT
This genomic stretch from Oceanithermus profundus DSM 14977 harbors:
- a CDS encoding ABC transporter permease, coding for MLRVIAVEFKRSLLMLRRYPMEMVGQLIVITMIFYGLFLGAQYIAGPTAQFGDRLDALVVGYVLWTLALFAIGDLSWGLMNEAREGTLEQVFLSPFGPGRVYMARNVAGLLLTLGLNLSILGLIMLLTGVRLDFSWSALAPLAAVLLGAYGLGFLLGALALLFKRIQAFLNLFQFVLMFLIMTPFEQLHGLFRFAGYLLPMTTGAGQLRALMARGEAFDPVVFGLGLLNGFVYLIVGLWVFGRAVRAAKERGLLGGY
- a CDS encoding ABC transporter ATP-binding protein, translated to MAVLVAEGLDKTFRSRGKTTRAVDGVHLRVDRGEVLAFLGPNGAGKTTTIKMIAGLIRPDAGSVRVAGRDPHRDPWALRQLGAVLEGNRNVYWRLTPLENLEYFGVLKGLPAAVARRRGKALLERFELTHKQNALTQQLSRGMQQKLAIAVSLIHEPALLLLDEPTLGLDVEAAETVKQLIRELADDGQAIVLTTHQLDVAQQLSHRVAIIREGRIVAEDRTATLLARFSGDQYEIEVEGELDEARRGRLAELGAQPLNGRIVFVGSPEGLWAVLEALRPLPILRVEKDRADLTEVFLKLIREETHA
- a CDS encoding type 1 glutamine amidotransferase domain-containing protein; the protein is MKVGILIEELFDEREFIYPFYRVQESGLDPVVIGPESRGYKAKSGWMARATAAASEVKASDLAGLVIPGGYAPDRLRRSEAVLELVRAVDDAGKPLAAICHAGWVLISAGVIKGRRLTGYRSIKDDLTNAGAQYVDEPVVISGNLITSRGPGDLPAWAKAFVEAVKQYS
- a CDS encoding NUDIX hydrolase; translated protein: MAAPPGFRPAAVLVAFTPDGQLLLTVRTPNLPSHAGQIAFPGGSLEPGETPEEAALREAWEEVALEPALAELLGQLPAVTSPHGFHVRPVLAWLRERPQLTPNPAEVAEVLWVPLDELARAPAWSEWRERGGLRRRVWHYPWRGRDVWGLTANVLHDLFAKVCGGGDRTPARG
- a CDS encoding MazG family protein; amino-acid sequence: MEKLLEVMRRLRAPDGCPWDRQQTHESLRPYLLEEAAEAVDAIAEGDPAKMAEELGDVLLQVAFHSVIGEEEGTFGYDDVERAIVDKLIERHPHVFGDRELHTPEEVLANWEKQKEEKRGPQAPCEKVPRSLPALARGYELARKLELPASRAAARRALERGDLTEALWEVVKLFAAAKENPEVALRAKLSELCSNAP
- a CDS encoding prepilin peptidase, coding for MLVFFGFVLGAVIGSFLNVVIYRLPKGESVVHPPSRCPVCGHRLGALDMVPILSWLVFRGRCRYCGAPVSARYPLVEGLTGGLFALAAWLHPAPDAGLALVWAFTALLIALSFIDIDHYILPDGLTYGGLALGLVGAAVWGFPVGWGAAWSGALAAAGLLALIGGYANLVLRRGASGRPGFPVGLEHVYLAAAVGAWAGWGWGVAAAAAVVALNLALRRPLPLHDALTLTAALLGAVVASYGALPLSVLESVWNLLLAAGVVALAGGLYWALVPEEEEDEEDEEPVAMGFGDVKLAGMLGAWLGFGPFLVALGAAVFAGAVLGLLFRRRKLPFGPYLALGGWIALWWGAGWVRAYLAYLGLS
- a CDS encoding type II secretion system protein; this translates as MKGSKKNKGFTLVELAVVIVIIGVLAAIAVPRFLSTTETAVDAQVQATADAVRSAYSIYLAQNRGTKPTCTQLLSSIEEIRRTGSNTAVGVRDPNLQIRCSGNPASSVRVYNSNARTYTNNSRAYVINFR